The Mercenaria mercenaria strain notata chromosome 1, MADL_Memer_1, whole genome shotgun sequence nucleotide sequence aaaaagtaaaataattgcGATTTTATCAGTTactttttaactcgactattcggagaatatgatagagctattggactccctTATAAGTGGACGTCCATGCTggcatcccaatttggttaagtttttgcatgtaagctggtatctcagtacccacttacggGAATAAGTGAAAACTTCACACTCCTATTCACTGTGATGACCAGACATTTTCAACTTtacattcattcaattgacatGGCTCTTGAATAGTCCAGTGTTGCTGTCCTCTGGTGGCTGTTGTGGAATACTTGATCCCATGTATGTTCTGATGGCAGTAAAACTTCTATACAGTTATGATCAGTGTTATAATGTAACAGCTACATATCTCATGTTGAAAATGTCTGATGAAggttataattgttatattactTGTAGATTTGGAAAAATTGCTGGCATTGAGAGATTTTTAAttgatcattttgtttttacaggtAGCAACTGCCCTACAGCTGACAGTACCAGAAGCAGAAACCCCGTGTTACCTGTACATAATAGACATGGAACTTACTGGACCTATTACTGAAGATCAGAACACCAGGGGGAGAAAACTCAATGCTCCAGAGGATACACCCAGGTGTTTCGGAATATTGACAACTAAAACTATACCACTGGTAAGATTGTTTGGTGtaaagaaattttcaaaagtttttcgGTTAGTTTCTTAATTTCTTAGTAGTGCAAACCTGATTTCCTCAAGTAATGGACATCTTCCACACATGCTTTGGAGGATGAATGATCTTAGACCAATCATCACTGTGAACCTTCACCTTTAAGTGAACTTCCAACAGCAAAATCATAGAAACGTAAATGTTTTGGGATTACTTGGTGGAGTCATCCAGGACATAGTTGGTTAATTGCACCTTTCAGCTGTGGGTTTAAGGGCCACTGTGGCTGAGTGCTTAAGGTTGCTAACTTTGAATCTCTTGCCTCTCACCACTTTGGGTTGGAAACCTCCTTTAGGATTTAGAATTctttcttttaacctttagcatgctagataaattgtcgtctgttggaaatgtcgtctgctaaaattgtaaagttcattcaatttgctccaaaattggaagaaatattgtcagagtagcaaacagcttggaacctgatcagacgccgatttaatcggcgtctgatctggttcaaagctgtttgcaaaggctgttaaattcgcctgcagcaggctaagggttaatgaaatCAAGGGGGGTTTATGTAAGGTTGTTGGTTCTACACTAGTGTACTGTTTTGCCTGAAACAATGCTGGAAGAAAGAAgtggggacttcctccaccatttaaagcTGGAATTGTATGATCTAAAATtttgtcagtgtgacattaaacaCCCCCCCCcctcacaaaaaagaaaaaaagaggaCTTTGTTTATCTCTCATCTGAGGAAGATATCAAACAGGCTTCTGGAAGATTAGTTCTACTGCTAAGATACCTGTCTTTGCCTGAAATAATATCTGGAGTAGCATCTTGCATGTatttccaccattaaagctggaatgttgcAATATGACCCACAATGTGGGAGTACCACTTAAAACACATCAAAACAAAGTTTTGACTTTAATTTTTTGTCATAGGTAAGTTATCGGTGGCGGTATTGTAAAAGGCTTCTATCTCGGATCATCTGTACATCCGCTAGGTTCCTTATCgtgtaggttttttttttctcacaggGAATCATCTATGTTCTGTATCTTGTAGGAATGTATTTTTCCTCATGAGGAACGTTTTAGAAATGCAGTCTAAATTGATATTGTAAGAtgtatttcaattttcttgtAGGTGCCTATGTTCCCAGTTTTCACAAGATCAGGGGAGGTCACTGTAGCGGTGAATATGTTATCAAGAGAAGTAACTCTGAAAGGAGAGGAACTAGAGAAACTGAAGACGTTCCACAGGTTCCTGTTCTCAAATGTTCTGAGGCTTGAGAAGGATCCAATGGATTTCCATCCTGATTTAAGCACAATGGGATACCTAGTGGTTCCTCTGAATAAGGAAGGTAACTGAATAAGTCAATTATTCTTCTTCATTTCTAACAAACTCTGGAGTGATTGAACCAGTGCTTGATGATTTTTATGCTGAATAATTTCCTACAACGAAAATAAACTTACAGAATTAtctgaaaaatattgatatttctaTTAATAACCCACCCTGAACACACACAATATTGGTCGAAAATgaatgaaggaaaaaaaaacatttctgccGGGAATCAGTCATTTCAGaacaaaaaaaatgtctgttGCTTACCAACAGAATGGGAACCAACGCTTGGCttaatgaaatatatgaaagattgTCGAACACAACCTGTATttgtgttagtttttttttatttgggttttacggcgcaccaacacagtagtATTTGTGTTAGAGAAAGTTCACGTGGTCAGAGGAAATATATAGGTATGTACACCTGTTGTGCCCTTGTTTGAAGAAGATGAAGGATATTGTTTTGCTGGTCCATTGGTAGacacttgagccgtgccatgagaaaaccaacatagtgggtttgcgaccagcatggatccagaccagcctgcgcatccgcgcagtctggtcaggatccatgctgttcgctttcaaagactattattattagagaaaccattagcgaacagcatggatcttgaccagactgcgcggatgcgcaggctggtctggatccatgctggtcgcaaacccactatgttggttttctcatggcacggctcacttgtgttttctgatcaataactagaatgCCCTTTGGACTACAGCTTAattggatgattgcctgtggtcagtaaaaTACCCAAAGCATAATTTGGGGGGACtgtagttcaaggtcaaggtgactgATAACTGTTTCCAATGAATAAATGATGAATTCTTTGGTTGaaagttgtcaaacttcatagggtaattGCCTGTTGGCAGATATTTTTATCTAACACTGATAGAAACAAACATATATCCTTTGCAAGTTTATGTTAGCTCATATGGTCTTTAAGAATTGGGCCAACAGCTCTTTCTCACATTTTGTTAAGAATGTCATAAGTGCATGTGTTACCAAATATTTTATGGTTGATAGCAGTATAATTGTAGCttatattacatattaaatagttattagctcaacttttcgaagaaaaagtagagctattgcactcgccccagtgtcggataaagtttttgataaagtcaagtatctgttactattaaagctattgacttgaaacttaaaatacttatttaaaggttacaccaggagaaacaatccacataactctgatttgaattttgacagaattatgtccctttttaacttagaatgttttggttaatgttttataaagtttttactggcaaagctttaattcagagtcaagcaatgAGAATAGTCAAGTgcactgtcttatggacagtCTTATTAAATGTGAGAatctgtgtcttttttttttcagatgatgcTGATACAATACAAATAGACTGGCAATTCACAGAGAAAGTTGTAGAGGCCAGTAACAGTCCATCAAAACCTCGGGACCCAGAGGACGTGTTTCAGTTCAATGCTGAGGACTTTGAAGATGCTGTTGTTATGCCATCTTACAGGAACATAGACCAGCCACAGTATTTCTACGTAGCTGAAATCAGATCTGATCTTAACCCTTTGTCTCCATTCCCATCACCAGaattgtataaaacatttaaagattaTTATTCTGCCAAATATGGGTTGAAAATAACAAGTACGGAACAGCCGTTGCTTGACGTAGATCACACGTCTGCGAGACTTAATCTCCTCATACCCCGCTACATGAATCAGAAAGGTGTTCCGCTACCTACCAGTAGTGCGGAAACAAAAAAAGCAAGAAGAGAGAATctgcaacaaaaacaaatcttAGTACCAGAATTATGTGATATACATGTTTTTCTGGCCTCCTTGTGGAGGAAAGCCGTCTGCTTGCCAGCCATCTTGTATCGCATGAACTACCTGCTCCTTGGAGAAGAGATTAGAAAACATATTGCTACAGAAACAAAAATTGGAATCTCAGAACTTCCCACAGAttacaaatttccaaaattagATTTTGGAATAGATACAAGTCCTGAACATCTGAAACCGCTAACTGAAAACACAGAAACAAATTCTAAGTCAGTTGAAGATAATTCAAAGGAAACATTAGATGATAAAGCAGAACCAAAGGGAAATGAAAGTGAGGAAGATGATGTAGAAGAGAAGGATATCAAAACAAATGAAGAGAAAATTGATAATgcaaaaagtgaaataaatgaaGAATCTGGCAGTAAATCTGAAAAATGTATATGTGACACTGCTTTAGATAATGCAAATTTAAAGTCTGATGATGACTCAAGAACAATAGATAATTTATCTGTAGACTTAGAAGAAAAGtgcaatttaaaaaatcaagcaGATATTTCTGTCAAGGACCAATGCATAAATAGATCTCATGATAAAACTACAAGGTGCAATAAATGTTCTGATCGTGCCATAGACAGTACTGAAGATAACTGTGATAGTATTAGTAAAACAGCTGATAAACTAAACACATTCCAGACTGTTGAAGATGACTCAAAATCTGAAGCtgccaaatttgatgaaataaagatTGTATGCAAATCAGAGAGTAGTAAATCAAAGGGTGCATGTGAAAGTAAAGAGAAACCAGCTCTTTTGAATGGATTTGTAAGTGAAGAAGACAAAGAAGACATTGATTCTGTAGATAGTCATGATGAATGTAAAGCTAGAGAAAtgaaggaaaatgttttaaaaaggggTTATAATGGTATAAATGGTTTCACCaagtcaacaaaaatgaaaaatgaaaaagtaattattgaaacagaaagtaaaaaagaagTGAATAGTCACAAATCGGAAAGAAGTGAGATAGAGGTAGACGAAAACTGTCAAGTTGAGACAGAAAATGATAAAGTTGAAGTAGAAAATGAAGACATAGTAAAATGTCAAGATTCACAGAGTGCTGAAACAGTACATGAACAAATTGATGAAGTAGATATTAAAGATGCAATGAATTTGAAAGAAGCAGAAAGTGATGAGGTAGTTGATGTGTTTGCAAATATTGAGAAGTTTGTTATAGAGAAGAATGAAACTGATATAGACCAGGATAAATGTCCAGAACCTTTGATCTCTCTAGATGAAGATATGGATCTCTCCACATTCATTGGGCCAAGTCCTTGTGAGATACTTCAGGCATTAACCATGTCCAATGCCAATGATTTCTTCAGTTTGGAAAGACTGGAGACAATCGGGGATTCTtttctgaaatatgcaataactGTGTACCTATATTGCTCATACCCAGGAATACATGAAGGAAAGCTAAGCTATCTTAGAAGTAAGCAAGTTAGTAACTACAATTTGTACAGGTTGGGTAAAAGAAAAGGTTTGGCAGAATGTATGATTTCGACCAAGTTCGAACCATACGAGAACTGGCTCCCTCCTGGTTACGTTATCAATGAAGATAGAAGAAAGGGGCCTGTACCAAAGGTTTATGTTGCTCCTTTGTCAATACATAAAACTTTATCCACTGTATTTTCAAGCCAGAAATCATTGGACAGTCAGAATGGTAAGGTTGAGGAATTGAAGAGGAAGAATTCGGAACTTGATCTGGAGATGAAGAAATTTCTTACAGAGTTAGACGAAGCGGATCAGATTGCAAAGGCAAAAGATGAAGAGTTCCTAAAAGGAGACAGAATTGAGGCACAGCAGAGTTTCCTGCCTTACAGTTTACAGTTACATCATTGTCTGCCTGATAAGAGTATAGCTGACTGTATGGAGGCTCTGATTGGCTGCTACCTTACATCATGTGACAAAATGGCCGCCTTACGTCTGATGTCATGGATGGGTCTGAAAGTTCTTCCAAAGAAAAAGTATGAAGAAGGAGAAGATATTGAGGTATGTGTTGTGAATATTAATACTGTGAAATAAGACAATTAGAGGTACATTTAATTTTATGGTTTCAACCAAAATGACAGTTTCATGGTCATATATTTTGAGGGCAGACTGCAAAACTGTTGTAACACTTTTATTTGAGATAAAACAGTTTTTCTTTCTACCCTTGAATTGTTGATTTCATATTCTATGGAAAATGAATTTTTCTGTTGAGGTGTAATTTGCAACCAAGGAACCCTAAAAAGGTTGTCCCCCACACATAATGATTTCTCTGTatgtatgtttaaaatattaaatctcatttagtgatttgtcgctgaataaaatcattgtttgtagatcagatgcgaaggaattgtattacgagggtgcagcccgagtgatataataaaatgcatctgaacgacaattattttattcaagagtaaatcactaaattagataattatgattatttcgattctaaaatgTTACCAAGGCTTTTAAAGTACATCATTGACGACATCCAAtagatatttgcctgttttctattggtttcttttccagtgtgCAGCTATGCCGGTTGAtgctatgatgtaataattgtgatgtcagaaaaaggaattgttgtataataacacacaattttcagctttctttgttaactaggaaaatgaatcgggtccTGTTAGAATTATGATTAATATGAATTCCTGACCTCAGACTATGGTATTTTGCATGATACTTGAGAGGGGCAGATATTACCCATTTTGCCTTGACTAAGGACATCAAATGTCTTTAATTTTCCTAATCACTATTTTTGTCGGGAAATTGTTAGTCAGTTACGATATCCAATTAAATATATATCAGAGCCAGAACTTGAAGAATGTTAAATCAGTAGAACACtgttttataactgaaataacATTGTGAAAGGAGGActctgtggcagagtggttatGGTCCTAGatgtcaaatcacttgccccttaccgctGTGGGTTTTAGTATAGAAttcagggtgtagaattcttccatgtgaggaagccaatgCAGCTGTCTTACAGAAGGTCAGCGGTTCTACCAAGGTGACCATCTGAATGCTCCGAGGAGCACCTGGGATCATCATCCACCATGAAAAGTTGCCTATGACTGTAATtttgttggtgtgatgttaagcCTAACTAAAAGATAAATGCTATTGAGGAAGAATATCAAATGCAATACAGTCAAAATAATGCTTGAAAAGGGTaaattttgcaagtttgtcatttttttctgtgtAGGAATTATTTTAATATGACAGTTCTATTATATTACCTATTCATTGTTAGTAACTGCTTCAATATAAAGTCAGTTTACAGTAATTTAAGATTGTTAAGGGGCTTTAATACTTTTTACCGTATTTTGTTCTACATTGTCCTAATACACAGAATTTATAATGGTATAAAAGACTATTTTTACTACGACATATACGTGTAaaccatgaaaatattaaaacaaagaatgTTTTTATTCTAATCCTTGATTTTTTAACTTCATAGGTAAAAGACACAGAATTTGATCGCCTACCGTGTCCGTCTTCACCATTCATAAGACACTCACAAGAGGCTGACCACATCTTGGAACATCTTCTAGATGGGTACGagggttttgaaaagaaaatcggGTACACATTCTGTGATAGATCCTACCTACTCCAGGCCTTTACACATGCTTCATATCACTTCAACACAGTCACTGACTGTTATCAGAGGTAAGactgtgaaaatttcaaaaatttcattaatattttgtagcatttaatatataaaaagtgGGTTGGCACTATGGAGCTTGGGATAGAGCATCGGACTCCATATGGAATGGACATGTAGACAGTTTGGATTTTTCTGCAGATTGAATTATATTTGCTTtacttttattttgcagtttgatAGACAAGACATATTCGCAGTGTTAAGAGTTCTCACTTTAGTTGATTGCTGTAAAACGATTTAATTGCAcaggcatgaaatttcatggttcgGGCCAAAACGGCTTTTTCATTGGGATAGGAATTTGCGGaattcaaattttgaagataaaatggaTGGAAATTTACTCTCTTTCTtcggatttaattttgtggatttacGCAACCACAACATCCATgtaaattagtcccccacaagtgttagtgatttcacagtattctttTTGACTTAATAAggcttaaaatatgtatttaggagTGTTTTGAATTTAAGATGCATTGTTTGcaaatataacttaaaataaaactggtgCAGATATTACAGGATCTACAGTACTTGACTGTCTCTACAGTCTCCTAACCAATGTGAGAGTAGAAGTTCAAAAAGAAGTCATCATCAGTAGTTAACATAATCATTTTGTGAAAACTTGGTGCAAAATAATAAAGGTTACACTCGAGCAATTACATCtccatttaacccttaccttgctgcatttctattatgaacttgtctatctttaaATTTGAactgtaccattaactattaaaaggggtgcataccaaaaagatactgactgaatggcaaacagtgcatctgcaccggtcgcaaaggcagaatcaatcatgtccagcatgataaggattaaggATTATACCATTTATGTTCAACCCGAGATTTATATGCATCTTGAATGGGAAAGAATTAAGTTGATTAATTATAAACTATCTTACAGATTAGAATTTTTGGGAGATGCAGTTCTGGACTATGTAATTACCCGTCACTTGTACGAGGACTCTGACAAGTACAGCCCTGGTGTACTGACTGACCTGAGGTCAGCCCTCGTCAACAACAACATCTTTGCAGCTCTGGCAGTGAAGTGGGACTTCCACAAGTACTTTAAAGCTATATCACCATCATTGTTCAATGTGATAGAGAAGTTTGTGTCCAGACAGAAAGAGAAGGAAGATGAGattgatgatgaaaatgatgagGTTTGTGTAATTATTGATTAGATTTAGGGGCTTTGAACTTTGATTGATGATGAAAATGGCATATGATTGATGATGAAAATAGCATATAATTGGTGatgaaaattgtatatgattgatGATGAAAATGACATATGATTGGTGTTGAAAATTGCATatgattgatgatgatgatagcaTATGATTGGTGATGAAAATGGCATATGATTGATGATGAAAATAGCATATGATTGGTGATGAAAATTGCATATGAGTGATGATGAAAATGGCATAATATTATGATTGGTGATGAAACTTGCATATGATTGATGATGAAAATTGCATATGATTGATGATGGAAATGACATATGATTGGTGATGAAAATTGCATATGAGTGATGATGAAAATGGCATAATATTATGATTGGTGATGAAAATTGCATATGATTGATGATGAAATTGGCATATGATTGGTGATGAAAATTTCTTATGATTGATGATGAAAATGGCATCTGTTTTATGATGAAAATGAAATCTGATTGGTGATGAAAATGGTGTATGACTGTTGATGAACATGGCAGATAATTGATTGTAAAAATGACATCATATTGATGATGAAAATGGTGTATATTTGATGACGAAAATGTGATCtaattgatgatgaaaatggAGTTTGCTTGATGATATATATTGGGATATATTTGTTGATGAAAGTGGAACATGATTGATGATTAAAATGTCATCtaattgatgatgaaaatgatgtttaattgatgatgaaaatggCACCTGATTGATGATAAAAATGGCACAGATTACAATTATTATGTTGTATGATTAATGACTAGATTCATACACAGTAATCACTGACCACTCAAGATCACAAAGTGGTGAGCAAACTATCCAAATTATCCATGGTTTTGAGTGATCTAatgttagaaaatatatataagcaCATGACTTGCTTGTGTGAGCCTGTTGGCTTGTGTCATAGATGCTCGAGCGGgcagtgttttgtttttttcctccGCATGCAGAAATATCCAGAGGGACACCTTCCTCAGCCACTTTCACCAGATTGAAAGCCATACATTGCTTCTTAAAAACTAAACGTTTATTGCTTAAAAGGAGAatgttatttttatgtaaaataacacGAAATTAATCTGAAAATtacttttagaaatttaaatgataaaactatAATGCTTAATTTCGTTGATTGACTGGCCAGGACTTTGAAAAGAAACATAAGAGAGTCTCGGAGCATTGACAGCAAAAGGTACCTAGAAACTACAAATGGTAAATGGTCCTACATATATATGTTAATTAATTGCATGTAACTTTCTGTTTTTAGACTGATGAGGACCATGAGAAGGAACATGTGGAGCTGGAGGTGCCGAAAGCTCTTGGTGATATATTTGAGTCAGTGGCTGGAGCTATCTACCTGGATAGCAAGATGTCACTAGACACAGTCTGGAGGGTATTCTACAGAGTTATGAAACCACAGATAGGTAAAAATGATAGCAATGTAGATCTTACAGTGAAATTTGTGGGAAAAAAAGTGATAGTTATAAGAAATTTGATATAATACCATGTTTCCATGTTACAAGTATTATTGCTGGGCAAAAGTCATGTTGTTGCAATAATCCATCCTTTCACTAAATGTCTGTGGTCTAGAGCTAGAAACTGTAATTGTTTCAGATAGGGGCTTCTGTGGTCAAGGGGTTGAGttcgctgacttagaatcacttgaaCCTCCctgatgtgggttcaaaacccagcttggggtgtagaatttttcacttgaggaagccatcaagctggcttgctgaaggtaggtggttctacccaggtgcctacaCATGCCAGAAACTATGCTTTGAGGGACATCTGGGTTCTTCATCCactattaaaagctggaaaagtcaccatatgacctaaagaGTGGacacagtggtccagtggtaacactgtctgactacgaaaccaggggtcgtgagttttGTCCCCCACTCCTCCAACTGAAAATTGCTAACATTGTGATAAGAGTCCCATGTATGGGTGCTTtccacctggcacgctaaagaaccagggaagcttctggaattagagcatcttctgtattttgcactatcctcctactaacagtcttctggagcaGTCGCCCATACGGGTTACCGGTGGCGAGAATgaataagcttacaaacaaac carries:
- the LOC123535112 gene encoding endoribonuclease Dicer-like → MAYMRRMGSRSTSKRLPRHLRNEDIPRDTFTPRTYQVELLDSALERNTVVCMGSSTGRMFIAVMLMKEMAQDIRKPLKDGGKRTFFIVDSDDCVRHRSLAVQHPIDFTVSAYTEQQGIAKWSKAKWQSEISESEAFILTGSVFLHLLKDGVVTMDMVNLLILDDCHLILKPHPYTEIMDIYKTADEKFRPRILGLTSNILDGKFQNPELLGNLINSLENALLSVAETSSLVIPERYGIRPTERLIECNDYEDTTGLNVELYNILENAIEFLEECNIDINEDLDNRDPRLIPKAALIECHNILTQLGPWCAACLADQLVTQIEKIEKQKEFVAMHKKFLKIGATNLRMVSKVFEEHFKQCEYSLDDLLTYSTPKVAELMDSLRRYKPQTDFVIISEDLDSEGNIGSDTDMSDDSDFSENDGEEDGGSKSPGSKQIHVAIKKVSPEDENKSDPFSLDEDKNLCGVVFVNHQHEAFALNKFIEEACAWDEGLCFVKSSHLTGNKSSKKEKLYKKQEDTLRKFRMQELNLLVSTNVLEEGVDVPKCNFVVRFDVPKTYKSYSHSKGRARARDAEYIILIEGEHYDEFMTELKTYHEIEKVLIRRSRRVPDEETSQDSGCDCDTQVEPFIPAGGWSDLKVTLDSSIMLVNRYCAKLPSDAFTHLTPACTITEEEQNGKNVYTASLRLPINSPVKEAVQGVPMGTKLRAKQAVALKMCKILHKQGELDDNLMPVGKEMFERDEDEDIWEEEEDHLGEARPGTTKRKQYYCKKVATALQLTVPEAETPCYLYIIDMELTGPITEDQNTRGRKLNAPEDTPRCFGILTTKTIPLVPMFPVFTRSGEVTVAVNMLSREVTLKGEELEKLKTFHRFLFSNVLRLEKDPMDFHPDLSTMGYLVVPLNKEDDADTIQIDWQFTEKVVEASNSPSKPRDPEDVFQFNAEDFEDAVVMPSYRNIDQPQYFYVAEIRSDLNPLSPFPSPELYKTFKDYYSAKYGLKITSTEQPLLDVDHTSARLNLLIPRYMNQKGVPLPTSSAETKKARRENLQQKQILVPELCDIHVFLASLWRKAVCLPAILYRMNYLLLGEEIRKHIATETKIGISELPTDYKFPKLDFGIDTSPEHLKPLTENTETNSKSVEDNSKETLDDKAEPKGNESEEDDVEEKDIKTNEEKIDNAKSEINEESGSKSEKCICDTALDNANLKSDDDSRTIDNLSVDLEEKCNLKNQADISVKDQCINRSHDKTTRCNKCSDRAIDSTEDNCDSISKTADKLNTFQTVEDDSKSEAAKFDEIKIVCKSESSKSKGACESKEKPALLNGFVSEEDKEDIDSVDSHDECKAREMKENVLKRGYNGINGFTKSTKMKNEKVIIETESKKEVNSHKSERSEIEVDENCQVETENDKVEVENEDIVKCQDSQSAETVHEQIDEVDIKDAMNLKEAESDEVVDVFANIEKFVIEKNETDIDQDKCPEPLISLDEDMDLSTFIGPSPCEILQALTMSNANDFFSLERLETIGDSFLKYAITVYLYCSYPGIHEGKLSYLRSKQVSNYNLYRLGKRKGLAECMISTKFEPYENWLPPGYVINEDRRKGPVPKVYVAPLSIHKTLSTVFSSQKSLDSQNGKVEELKRKNSELDLEMKKFLTELDEADQIAKAKDEEFLKGDRIEAQQSFLPYSLQLHHCLPDKSIADCMEALIGCYLTSCDKMAALRLMSWMGLKVLPKKKYEEGEDIEVKDTEFDRLPCPSSPFIRHSQEADHILEHLLDGYEGFEKKIGYTFCDRSYLLQAFTHASYHFNTVTDCYQRLEFLGDAVLDYVITRHLYEDSDKYSPGVLTDLRSALVNNNIFAALAVKWDFHKYFKAISPSLFNVIEKFVSRQKEKEDEIDDENDETDEDHEKEHVELEVPKALGDIFESVAGAIYLDSKMSLDTVWRVFYRVMKPQIDKYLKNIPKSPVRELLEQEPETAKFEKPERTMDGKIRVTVNVVGKGVFTGVGRNYRIAKSAAAKKALRCIKTLEQQGLI